DNA sequence from the bacterium genome:
GCCCCGCCCTGCCTGAAAACTTCGGTGGGCTGATCAAGGGCTCTGTCTATTTCATCAGATGACGCCAATGACGTCCCGGTCGCAAGGTAGTTTGTAGACTGATGTATGCCGTTATGGTAAACCTACGCGAATTTGTAACTCAATACGGGAGCGTAGTTAATGAAGAACCGATCAGCGACAGTGGCGCGTAAAACGCGCGAGACCGACATCAAAGTATCCATCAATCTTGATGGTTCAGGGGTCAGCAAAATCGAGACGGAAATGCCGTTTCTCAGCCATATGCTGGAATTGTTCTCCAAACATTCGCTGATTGATCTCACCGTGGTGGCCAAGGGGGATCTTGAAGTCGACTACCATCACACCGTCGAGGATCTGGGGTTGGTGCTCGGGGACGCCATTGACCAGGCCCTGGGTGACCGCAAGGGGATTGTGCGATACGGGTCGGCCTATATCCCCATGGATGATGCCCTGAGCCGGGCCGTGGTGGATTTGGGGGGACGTCCCTTTATGGTCTATGAAGTGGCCAATCGTACACGCAAGATCCGCGATTTCGACCTGTTGCTGATCCGTGAATTCTTCCAGGCGTTTACCGTCAAGGCCCGGATGAATCTCCATATTGCCCAGCTTTATGGTAAGGAACCCCACCATGCCTACGAGGCCATTTTCAAGGCAGTGGCGCGCGCCATGAGTGCCGCCTGTCAGAAGGATCCCCGTGTCAAAGGCGTGCCGTCCAGCAAAGGGGCGATCTGATTTGAAAATTTATCCAGCCATTGATTTGAAAGACGGGAAATGTGTGAGGTTGCGCCAGGGCCTGGCGGAGGCGGTCACCGTCTATTCCACGGATCCTGTAGCCATGGCGCGCCAATGGGCGGAGGCGGGTGGCGATTGGCTGCATGTGGTGGATCTGGACGGGGCGTTTGCCGGGCATCCGGTTCATCACGAGGTGATCAAGGCCATGGCGGCCGCCATTTCCATTCCCTTGGAATTAGGCGGGGGCCTTCGTACGGACGCCGATATCCGCCAGATGCTGGAGGCCGGCGTGAGCCGCGTGATTCTGGGAACCCGCGCCTGTGCCGATCCCGGGGCGCTGGCGGCGCTGGTGAAGACCTTTGGTGACAAGATTGCCGTGGGGATTGATGCCCGTAACGGGAAGGTTCAAGTCAAGGGCTGGGTGGAAACCACTGACACCCTGGCGGTGGATCTGGCCGTGAAGGTGGCGGCGGCAGGGGTGCGTACGATCATTTATACCGATACGGCCACGGACGGGATGTTGACCGGCCCCAATCTTGACGGCGTGCGGATCCTGTGCCGGGCGGTGAAGGCCAGGATCATCGCCTCAGGCGGGATTTCCAACTGCGGGGATATTGCGGCACTCGCGGCCTTGGCACTGCCCAACCTCGATGGGGTCATTGTCGGGAAAGCCCTCTATGAGGGGGCCGTGACCATTCCCGCCATGCGGGCGGTGGCAGGATCGGCGTTCTGACCATGATGATTGATTCAAAGCTCGTGCGACTGCCCTCCGGTGTACGTGTGGTGACCGCGCCGATGCCGCAGGTCGAAAGCGTGTCGATGGGCATCTGGATCGGAGCCGGCGGCCGTTGTGAAACGGCCGCCCAGTCCGGGGTCAGCCACTTCCTCGAACACATTCTTTTCAAAGGGACCGCCCGGCGTACGGCGCGTGAGATTTCGCAGGCCATTGAGGGGCGGGGCGGGGATATCAATGCCTTCACGCAGGAGGAGAATACCTGTTATTACGCCCGGGTGGCGGCACCCCATACGTGGCAGGCGCTCGATGTCCTGATAGATATGATTCAGCACCCCCGTCTGGCTCCGGTGGATATCAAAAAGGAGCGGGACGTTATCATCGAGGAAATCATGATGGTCCGGGATCAGCCCCACCAGCAGGTGGAGGAGACACTGGGTGAGTTGATGTGGCTGAATCATCCGTTGGGCCGGCCCCTGGCCGGGACCTGTGAGACGGTCAAGGCCATCGGGCGCGACGAATTGCTGGCGTATAAAACCCGGCATTATGTGCCCGCCAATATCGTCGTGGCCTTTGCAGGGAAAGTGGATCACCAATCCTGCATTGAACGCGTGCAGGCGGCGTTCCCCGGGAAAGGCAGGGCCTTGCCGCCCCCCTTCGCTCCCTTGGGAAAAGGGGTGAAACACAAGCCGCTGGACGTGCAGGCGAAAGAGGTGGAGCAGGCGCATATGGCGCTGGGATTCCCGACATTTGGACGCCGGGATCCCCGACGCTTTGCCTTGAAACTGTTCAGTGTCATTCTGGGCGAGAATATGAGTTCGCGCCTGTTCCAGGTGGTCCGCGAGCAGTATGGCCTGGCCTATGCCATTCAATGTGGTGGCCATCTGTTTCATGACACCGGCTGCTTTGCGATTACCGGCGGGTTGGACCGGGACCGGTTGGACCGTGCCTTGGCGTTGATTGCCCGCGAGGTGCGCCGGATCAAGGATACCCCGGTCGGGAAGCGGGAGCTGGAGCGGGCCCGTGATTATTCCATCGGGCAGATCCAACTGGGCCTGGAAAGCACGACCAGTCAGATGATGTGGATCGGGGAGCATATTCTGGCCTATGGGCGTGTGAAGGCACCGGAAGAGGGGATCGAGGCGTTGAAGAAAGTCACTGCGGCGGAAATTCAGCACCTGGCAGGTGAGATTTTGCGCCCGGAACAGGCCAGTCTGGCCATGGTCATGCCCGATGCCGATGGCCGTGCGAATGCAAAACTCGGAACGTGGTTAGGGTCCATATAATTCCTGAAGAATTTTCTCTGACAGAATGAACATAATAAACAGAATGGTTCATCGTCGATGGGTTCATTTTGTGTATTTTGTTCATTCTGTCTAAATATTTTAGTTTCGACTACGCTGTGGCAAGGAGAGTCCATATATGAAACTTCGCGGAAAAACAGCATTGGTCACCGGCGGGGCGGTCAGGATTGGCAAGGCCATCTGTGAGGCGCTGGCGGAGGAAGGCTGTAACGTGGTGATCCATTGCAGCCGCTCCCTGCCAGCCGCCCAGCAACTGGCTGGATTGATCCGTGCTCGCGGGGTCAAGGCGTGGGTCGTGCGTGAGCCCATTGACTCCGAGGCCGATTGCCGCTCCCTGATTACCGCCTCACTCAAGCAGGCCAAACAACTCGACATCCTCGTGAATAATGCGGCGGTCTTCCATAAAAACCGGTTGGCAACCACGACCGAGCGCAAGCTGACGGTGGAGCTGGGAATCAATTTGTTTGCTCCAATATTCCTGACGCGTTTTTTTGCGGAACAAGCCGAGCAGGGGGCGGTGATTAATTTACTGGACCGGCGGATCATGGCCAACGATCCCGACTGTCTGCCCTACTCGCTATCCAAAAAAGGGTTGGCGGCCTTTACTCAGGAAGCCGCCCTCGCCCTGGCGCCCGCCATCACCGTGAACGCGGTGGCACCCGGCGCGGTGCTTCCCCCGCCGGGGAAGGGCGCAGAGTATCTCTGTGACCATGCGGGCCGGATTCCGCTCAACTGCCGTATTTCGCCGCAGGATGTGGCTGCTGGCGTGGTGGCGTTGCTGCGGCTTGAGGGTGTGACCGGCCAGACCCTGTTTGTGGATGGTGGCCAGCATTTGCTTGGGAATGGCGTGTGAAAAAAAGGACTGATGGACTATGACTTACAAAGCGTTGCGTAAAGATATCTGTGATGCCAATCAGGAACTTCATAAAAACGGCCTCACCTTTTTGGGCCGGGGTGAAGTCAGCGGATTTGACCGTGAACATGCGATTATGGTGGTGAAACCGGCCGGCATTCCCCATGAACGGCTGACGCCGGAAGACATGCTGGTGGTGGATTTTACAGGAACCCGGATCGAAGGCACCGCGGCCCCGGGACCGGATGCCATCACCCATCTCTATCTGGCCCAGTCCTTTCTGGAGGTGAACGCCATTGCGAGCAGTTACAGCCCGCATGCCACCATGTTTGCCCACGCCCTGCGCCCCATCCCCTGTCTGGGCTCCATCCATGCGGCCCATTTCAAGGGCGAGATTCCTGTGACCCGCATGTTGCGGAAGCCCGAGCTGGACCGCAGTTACGAAAAGAGTTTGTCCTCCGTCATTGTGGAACGTTTCGGACGGATGGTGCATCTTGAAACGCCCGCCGTATTGGTCGCGAGCCATGGAGTGGTCGCCTGGGGGAAAACGGCGGCAGACGCCGTTTTCAGCGGATTGGCGGTCGAGGAACTGGCCCGGATCACGTTGGGCACGTTACAGCTGGCCCCGGCGATACAGCCCATTCCCTCCATGCTGGTGGACCGCAGCTTCGCCGATCACGGCCGGAAGTGATTGAATCTGGCTCAGACGTATTCCGGACCGAACTTTGAGGCGACCAGTTGTTGGACTTCCTTGATGCGTTCGGCCTGATCAGCGGGGCAGATGAGGGTCGCTTCGGGCGTGTGAATGACCATGAGGTTCTGGCAGCCGACGGTGACAATCAGGTGGTTGGGGTCACTGGAGGCCACGAGCATGCCCTGGCTGTCCATCAACAACGACTTCCCCCCTCCGGTGGCATTCTGATCCCCGTCCATCGGACAGGTCAGGGCGAAGGACGGCCAGGAGCCGACATCCAGCCATTTCAGCGGCATCGGAACGGCGGCTACCTGAACGGAGGCGTCTCGTGAGGCGGGCTCCATGACGGCAAAATCCACACTGATTTTTTTCAGGGTGGGATAGATGGCCGCGATGACTTCCTGTTGAAGCGGTGTCCCCCAGGCGGCGGCAATTTTCATCAGGCCGTCATGGTTTTCCGGATGATAACGCCGGATACAGTCCAGCAGGGTGCTGGCACGCCAGACGAACATGCCACTGTTCCAGAGATATTTGGACGGTCCGGCCTTGAAGTAGCGTTCAGCCAAATCCGCGGTTGGCTTTTCCTTGAATTGATCCACGATGGACGCGCCGCCTTCGATAGGGGTGCTGAGTTGAAGGTACCCGTAGCCGGTGGCCGCCTGGGTCGGGGCGATGCCGAAGGTGACTAATGTGTGGGGCCGCTGTTCGGCCAGGCGGAAGCCCTGATCCACAATCTTGAGGAATTGATCGATGGGTTCAATGATATGGTCGGCGGTAAAAATGGCAATGACGGCCTCGGGATCCTGTTTCGCAAGAATCGCGGCGCTGAACCCGACGGCATTCAGGGTGTCCCTCGCGCAGGGTTCGCCCAGGAATTGACTGGTCCCCAATTCAGGCAGGGCCTGGCGCATCATGGGCTCCTGACGATTGGCAGCGCAGATATAGCGTTGGGCGGACGGCACGAGCCCTTCAAGCCGTTGGGAGGCAATTTGAACCAGGCTTTTCCCCTTGATAAAAGGGATCAATTGTTTGGGCATCACGTCCCGGCTCATCGGCCACAACCGCGTTCCTGATCCACCCGCCATTATCACTGCATATCTCATGGTAATCTCCCTTGTGTCTTGGACGTTTCTGTGATGTTTCTGCCATAATTCTCATCATCACGTCAATGATCTCCAATCCTGATCCTCTTCTTTCCCAGAAGACTTTATGTTTATGCTTGAAGATCAAGAGGTTATGAACTTGAGGTGCCAATTTGGCACCTCAAGTTCATGGGGAGGGACGCGTTATGTTCCCATGGCCTTTACAGAACAGGGTGTGGCCATGCTGTCCAGCGTGCTGAACAGTCCTCGTTCCATACAAGTCAACATCACTATCATGCGGGCATTTGTGCGACTGCGTTACATTCTTGCCACACATGCTGATTTGGCCAGGAAGTTGGAGGAGCTTGAAAAGAAATATGACGCGCAGTTTCGCGTGGTATTTGATGCGATGCGGGATTTGATGAAGCCTCCGGCAACTTCAAGCAAACCGATAGGTTTCAGCATCCGGGAGGGACATCCCGTCTATCTTGTGGCGGTCAGAAAACGGAGTCGGAGATAGTCCGTGAGGGTAAGCGGTGGCTGATTCAACTCACCCCAATCTCAACTCTCTCGCCGATGTTGGGCGGGGAGGTGAGCCAGCCGCTTTGGACTTCAATGACCGAGTGGGCCTTCCCGCCGCCCCAGACGAAACGCCAGGGGGGCACCTGTTGAACGATGCGGACAACCCGCCCGTTGGAATCCAGAAAAATGAGGTCAATGGAGAAGCACATGAAGCAGGTGTGGATGGAGCCACAGGGGCTGAGAAGCAGGCCCTGTCCAGGATTCAGGCCACGGCGCCCCATCAATCCGATACTGCGCTTCCAGAAGGTGTCGGCAACGAGCAGTTCGGGAATCAGGTGCAAATATTCTTCTCCATGTGCTTCCGGATTTCCCCTTCGCTGGCAGGGAGGATAGCGCAGCGGGTGGGCAGATGGCGCAACGCCTCGAGAATGGGATGATGGGCCAGGTCCGATCCGGTGGCCTCCTGAATGGCCTGACTGAACTTCGCCGGATGCGCGGTCGCCAGGCAGATCATGGGGGAAGCTGGGTTAACGTAAGGCCTGGCCACATGAACGCCGACGGCGGTGTGGGGATCAAGCAGGTAGCCATAGCGGGTCTGAAATTCCCTGATGGTGGCCAGGGTTTGCGCGGTATTGCCGGAACCGGCACAGATGAGGTTATCAATCTTGCCATTCGCGAGCGGCGGCACCGTAATCTTCTGGTCCACCTCAAACTGCTTCATGACCCGGCTTAAGACCACCGGGTCAGCGCCCAGCCGGTAATACAGATACCGCTCGAAGTTGCTGGCCACCTGAATGTCCATAGAGGGGCTGATGGTGGCATGGACGGCATCACTGGAATAGCGGCCGGTATTAAAGAAGCGCGATAGGATGTCGTTTTCATTGGTGGCCAGCACCAGCCGGCTGATGGGCAGTCCCATCCGGGCGGCCATATAGCCGGCAAAGATATCGCCGAAGTTGCCGGTAGGGATGGAAAACTGAACCGTTTTGGCCCCGGTCAGCCGCATGACGCGGAAGGCGGCAAAGAAGAAATAGACGATCTGGGCCAGCACACGTGCCCAGTTGATCGAGTTGACGGTGCCGAGCGAATAACGGTCCTTAAATTCCAGATCGCTGAAAATGGTTTTCATGATCCGCTGGCAGTCGTCAAACGTGCCCTCCACGGCGATATTGAACACATTGGCATCCGGGACCGTGGTCATCTGGCGTTCCTGAAGTGGACTGACCCGGCCGTGGGGATGCATGACGAAGATATTGATATGCTCGCGGCCTTTGACGCCATCGATGGCGGCGCTGCCGGTGTCGCCGCTCGTGGCGGCGAGGATGTTCATTTCCCGCCCGGTTTTCTTCAGGACATATTCAAACGCATTTCCCAAAAACTGAAGCGCCACATCCTTGAAGGCGAGGGTGGGGCCATGAAACAGCTCCAGGATGTGGATGTCCCCGACGCTACGGACCGGGGTCACGTCGGGATGCCGGAAGGAGGCATAGCTCCGGGTGATCAGGTCGCGGAGTTCCCGCTCCGGAATATCCGTATAGAGCCGCATGACTTCGAATGCCAGATCGGTGTAAGAGAGCGATTTCCAGTCCTTGAGTTTGCCGGTTACATCCGGGATCACGTCAGGGAGCAACAGCCCCCCGTCGCGGGCCAGACCGGTCATGACGGCATCCTGAAACCCCCGGCTCTCTTTTTCACCACGTGTACTGATGTATTGCATGGTGGGAACCATAGGTCATGGGGAAAGCGGCAGGCAAGGAGAAATTATTTGCTTTTGAGCGTGTGGAGGGTTACTTCCGGGCGGCACGAGAACCGCACATCCACGCCGGAGCACCCTGTTCCGGCGGAGGTATAGCCCTGCATGCCCCGGTACCCCCACGAGCCCCGCACAAAACGGATCGGGACGCGGGCATTGATGAATAAGGGAAAGCCACCCGGGAGACAGATCTGTCCGGCATGCGTATGTCCGCACAGCAGGAGGTTAAACCCGCAGGCCGCGGCCTTCCGGTAGATTTCAGGTGAATGGGCCAGCAGTACGGAGGGCATTGCCGGGTCCAGATGGGTGGCGGCTTTCTGGATGTTGTCCGTTTCGTAGAAATGGGGGTCATCGACCCCCGCCAGGGTGATGGCGGCATCCCCGCGCCGCAATACCACGGACTCGTTCATCAGAAGCCGGATTCCCGTCGCCTCAAGAGGCGGCAGCATTTCGATGAAATCATGGTTTCCGAATACCGCATACACATCCCCCTTCAGTGCCGGCCGCAGGCGTTGAAAGGCTTCAATCGCCGGTCCGGTCGGGCCATGCGTGAGCGAGCGGAAGTCTCCGGTGATGACGCAGACATCATAGGTGAGCGGGGCGATCACCCGGGCAATGGCCTCCGGGAGTTCCGGAGTGATATCCAGATGCAGGTCGGATAAGTGCAGGATCGTGAAGCCATCGAAGGCGCGGGGTAGGCCGGGAATGGATACCGGATTATGACGGACGATGGCTCTCAAGGCATTCTGCTGGCCCCGCCGATAGAGGCCGGTCATTTTGAGTGAAAGCCGGATCAGCCAGTGCAGCACCATCATGTTTTCAATGTGAAAATACGTCCGGCCATGGCCCATCACCTTGGCGACCCAATGTGACTGCATGTGCAGCCGATGGGTCAGGTGTGCCCGCCCGATGCGCTGCTCGATCATCCGGTATAGAGATTCATTATCCATCGCCCCTCACTATAATGGGGGCCATGGCGGCAGTCCATCATTATGGGGTAGAGCGGATGAACATCTGGTCCACATAGAGGGTGTCTTGTGACGTTTTGCCTGCGGTGCGATTGGTGTCCATGACCCGGACATACACCTTGCCCTTCACGGTTGCCGGTAGGGAAAAGGTTTGGAACGCGTTGTCATCCGTGGTCTTGGTCACCGTCAGCATGGAGCTGAAATTCACATTATCCGTGGAATAGGAGAATGCAAAATGATCGCCGTCCTGGTTGGTCGAGTGATGCGCCTGAATCGTGAATACGACGGACGTGCCGCCGGTGACATCAAACGTCCAGATATGGCTCAGGTAGGAATACCGTTTTTTGGCGGTCCCGCTGGAGAGTCCTTCTTTGATCGATTCATATACGTTGTCGGCGGTGAGCAGGGATGAAAGGCTTCCGGAAATAGTGCCCACGCTCCGGATTTCGCCTGACGCGAAATTATTCGTGGGCGCTGCGGGTGGGGGGGGTGGTGGCGGGGGAAGGGCCAACATTTCCGAGCCTACTGCGCTCAATAGCGGTTGGTTCCCGATGCTCAGCAGATCCTGACTGAGTTCCCAGATCATGACGCCGGCGAGGCCCTGCGCCTTGGCATACTGGCATTTCAGGCGGACCGAGACCGGATCCTCAAAGGTGACGATGGTTCCCCCATTGAGGGGGGAGGTGAGATAGGGAACCTGGGAAACACTGTCCCAGTTATAGGTGTAATTGAGGGTGGACGCGACCGTGTATTCGCAGGCATTTCCGCCGGCGGCGGGCTTATAGAGTTGGGTGGTCCCTGTGAACGCCAGACCGTAGAAAGGGATTCCTGAGACCAGCTTATTGTAAGGCACCCCGCGTTGGTCATGGAAATACTGGCGGATACTTTGATCAATGGAGCCGGCCGCCAGGGGATCCAGGGGATTGGAGTAAAGCGGAGCATTATGGCCGGACATCCCTGCCCAGGAGCCATAGTAGCAGTAGGTCATTACCCCGATCCAATCTAGTAATGGATGCAGGGTTGCGACATCAAAAAATTTACCCCGCCAGTCGTCGGCATTAATGGTCATGGTCAGCATCAAATTAGGCGCCGCCTGTTTCCAGTAGGCGCGAATATCCTGAACCAGCAACGTCAGGTTCTGGCGGTCGGTGGTGTTTTCAGGGTATTCCCAATCGAGGTCGGCGCCATCATAGTGATTGGTCAGGCATAATGCCGTGAGAGTGGTCACGAATTTGGCGCGAGCGGTTGAATTCCCTGCCATCGGGGAGAAACCCAGTGAGTCCGTATAGCCGCCCAGTGAGAGCAACACTTTCTTGCCAGCGGTATGGGCGCGTTGCGTGAGCTCCGGTACAGGCGTTAAAAAGCCTTGTGGATAAGAAATACTGCCATCGGCATTCGGCCAGGCAAAGGCATGTATCACATGAGTCAGATTCTGAAGCGGGATGGCGGAAGGCGGGTACTCCTGGGTGGTCCATTCTGCGTAATAGCCCGCCACGATCTGGCTATGGGCTGTTAAGCTTCCCGACACTAAGAGCAGCGCTATAGTGACTATTCTTCGCAGGAATGCGAAGCGGGTAGTCGAATGATACTTAAGCGGTGATTGATAAGAAAACCCTTCATTTGCCGCAAATAATCCCAACTGAATGCATGATTTCATTGAGTTATTTCCCCTGTGGTGTTGTCGTGAATAAGTCGTTGGTTTAGCACGCAATGGTAAGGAGCAGTTATCGTGCCTATTTACCCTTGTCTTGACATCCCGGGAGAGTGTTGGCAGGTTTCCCTCCATGAATTCTGCACTCTATATCCTGTTGGGTCTTGGCATTGGCGGCTTGCTGGGGGGCCTGATCGGCTGGCTATTGGGGCAACGTCGTATTTCGGCCACCGCATCGGACAGCCGTGTTGAAACGGAACTTCGCCAGCAAATCGTCCAGCGGGAATCTGAGCTGTCGCACATTCGTGAGGCGCTGGCGCAATCGCAGACGGCCCGCGCGTCGGCCGAGGCCAACTGCTCTGCCGCGGAAAACCTGTTGGCCGAACAGCGGCAGCGTCATGACCAGGCGTTGAAAGAAGCCCGCCTGGCGCAGGATAAGGCCATCGCCGATTTGCGTGAAGCGTTCAAGGCGCTGAGTGCCGATGCCCTGAAGCAGACGCAGCCCGAGTTCCTGCGTCTGGCCAATGAGACGCTCGCCAAGTTCCAGGAATCGGCCAAGGGGGACCTGGCCCAGCGCCAGCAGTCCATTGCCACCCTGGTCAAGCCGCTGGAGGAGCAGTTGAAGAACTACCAGCAACGCCTGCAGCAAAGCGAAGCCTCGCAGTCGACCACGCTGGGGGAAGTGAAAAAGCATCTCGAAACGCTGGCGCTCCAAAGCCAGTCGCTCTCGAACGAAACCCTGCAACTCCGGCGTGTACTCAGTTCGAACCAGGCCCGCGGCCGGTGGGGCGAAGAGACCCTGCGCCGTGTGGTTGAAGCCGCCGGTATGAGTGCCCACTGTGATTTTGTCGAACAGGCGCAGTCCGGTGACAGCAAGCCGGACCTGATCGTCCGGCTTCCGGGCGACCGGATGATCATCATCGACGCCAAGGTGCCGGATCTGGATTTCCTGGATGCGATGGAGGCGGCCGATCCCGTGAAGCGGGCCGAGGCGCTGGCGATTCATGCGGCGAAATTGAAAGGCACCATCAAGTCGCTGGCGGATCGCGATTATCCGCATCAGTTCCCGAACGCCCTGGATTACGTCGTATTGTTTCTCCCCGCCGAATCCCTCTTCAGCGCCGCGCTGGAAGGGGACCGCGACCTGATCGTCTGGGCGGCCGGCAAGCAGATCATGCTGGCGACGCCCGCCTCGCTCATCGCGTTGCTGCGGTCCGTGAGTGTGAGCTGGCAGCAATATGCCCAGACTGAGAATGCCCAGGCGATTGCCGGGGCGGCGCAGGAGCTGTTTGCCCGGGTAACCAAGTTTATCGAGCATTTCGAGCGGATCCGTTATGGCTTGGACAAGGCGAATAACGCCTTCAATGACGCTATCGGCAGTTACGAGCGCATGGTCCGGCCCAGCGGAGAAAAGCTCCTGAAGCTGGGCGGGGGAACGACCGGCAAAACCCTCGCCGATGTGCCGTTGCTCAATGCCTCACTCCGACTGCCGCCCTCGACCTGAGGGATATTATGGGGTCTTGCCTTTCATCGCCCCTTCTGACACTATCGGATTAATTATTGTTACAAAAATAAAATGACTGCCAAAATTCAATCTTCCCGCAAGCGGCGGCCAGGGGCTGGACGCAAGGCCGGCTCGACCAAATATGGGGAGCCCACCCGTGTGATCCGGCTGCCGGAATCGATGTGCCAGCAGGCGGCCATGCTGCTGGCCGCCCGCCTTGCGCCCAAACCGGGCGATATGATTGCGGAGATCACTGTGCCTGTTTTGAATGCTCCTTTATCCGCGCGGCCCTTGTTCCTCTCCCAGGTGGCCGCCGGCTTCCCTTCTCCTGCGGATGATCATATCGAGCAGCGGCTGGACCTTAATCAGTATATGATCCAACATGATGCTGCGACCTACTTCGTGCGCGTCAAGGGGGACTCCATGATTGAGGCCGGCATCCGGGATAATGACGTGCTGGTGGTCGATCGCTCCGTCACCGCCCGCGTGGGCTGTATCGTGGTGGCGGTGGTGAATGGCGAGTTGACCGTCAAGACCCTGGGGCGGACCAAGGGCGGTCAACCCCTTCTGTCGCCAGCCAATGCCAACTATGCGGCCCTTGAAATCAAGGAGGGCATGAGTTTTGAAGTGTGGGGCGTGGTGACCGGTTCGGTCCGGAAATTCAAATGAACCCGCGCGTGATCGCGCTCATTGACTGCAACAATTTCTACGTAAGTTGTGAGCGGGTGTTTAATCCGAAACTCGCCAGTCGGCCGGTGGTGGTGTTGTCCAATAATGATGGCTGCGCCGTGTCCCGTTCGAATGAAGCCAAGGCGCTGGGCATCAAGATGGGGGCCCCCTGGTTCACGTTGAAAGAACTGGCACGCCGGCAGGGGCTGGTGGCCTGCTCATCCAATTACGCGCTCTATGCCGACATGAGCAACCGCGTGATGTCCATCCTGGCGCAGTACAGTCCCTGTCAGGAAGTGTATTCCATTGATGAGTGCTTTCTGGATCTCACGGGTAGCCCCTGCCGGGATCTGCAGGAGCAGGGACAGGCGATCCGTGAGCGGATCCGGCAATGGACCGGGCTGCCGGTGTGTGTGGGGATGGCCTCCACCAAGACGCTGGCCAAACTGGCCAATCATATCGCCAAGAAAAACCCGCAGTTTGGCGGGGTTTGTGATCTCAATGCGATGTCGGATGAGGAGCGT
Encoded proteins:
- a CDS encoding mannose-1-phosphate guanylyltransferase; this encodes MRYAVIMAGGSGTRLWPMSRDVMPKQLIPFIKGKSLVQIASQRLEGLVPSAQRYICAANRQEPMMRQALPELGTSQFLGEPCARDTLNAVGFSAAILAKQDPEAVIAIFTADHIIEPIDQFLKIVDQGFRLAEQRPHTLVTFGIAPTQAATGYGYLQLSTPIEGGASIVDQFKEKPTADLAERYFKAGPSKYLWNSGMFVWRASTLLDCIRRYHPENHDGLMKIAAAWGTPLQQEVIAAIYPTLKKISVDFAVMEPASRDASVQVAAVPMPLKWLDVGSWPSFALTCPMDGDQNATGGGKSLLMDSQGMLVASSDPNHLIVTVGCQNLMVIHTPEATLICPADQAERIKEVQQLVASKFGPEYV
- the thrC gene encoding threonine synthase produces the protein MQYISTRGEKESRGFQDAVMTGLARDGGLLLPDVIPDVTGKLKDWKSLSYTDLAFEVMRLYTDIPERELRDLITRSYASFRHPDVTPVRSVGDIHILELFHGPTLAFKDVALQFLGNAFEYVLKKTGREMNILAATSGDTGSAAIDGVKGREHINIFVMHPHGRVSPLQERQMTTVPDANVFNIAVEGTFDDCQRIMKTIFSDLEFKDRYSLGTVNSINWARVLAQIVYFFFAAFRVMRLTGAKTVQFSIPTGNFGDIFAGYMAARMGLPISRLVLATNENDILSRFFNTGRYSSDAVHATISPSMDIQVASNFERYLYYRLGADPVVLSRVMKQFEVDQKITVPPLANGKIDNLICAGSGNTAQTLATIREFQTRYGYLLDPHTAVGVHVARPYVNPASPMICLATAHPAKFSQAIQEATGSDLAHHPILEALRHLPTRCAILPASEGEIRKHMEKNICT
- a CDS encoding DUF192 domain-containing protein, with product MHLIPELLVADTFWKRSIGLMGRRGLNPGQGLLLSPCGSIHTCFMCFSIDLIFLDSNGRVVRIVQQVPPWRFVWGGGKAHSVIEVQSGWLTSPPNIGERVEIGVS
- the hisB gene encoding imidazoleglycerol-phosphate dehydratase HisB translates to MKNRSATVARKTRETDIKVSINLDGSGVSKIETEMPFLSHMLELFSKHSLIDLTVVAKGDLEVDYHHTVEDLGLVLGDAIDQALGDRKGIVRYGSAYIPMDDALSRAVVDLGGRPFMVYEVANRTRKIRDFDLLLIREFFQAFTVKARMNLHIAQLYGKEPHHAYEAIFKAVARAMSAACQKDPRVKGVPSSKGAI
- the hisA gene encoding 1-(5-phosphoribosyl)-5-[(5-phosphoribosylamino)methylideneamino]imidazole-4-carboxamide isomerase, yielding MKIYPAIDLKDGKCVRLRQGLAEAVTVYSTDPVAMARQWAEAGGDWLHVVDLDGAFAGHPVHHEVIKAMAAAISIPLELGGGLRTDADIRQMLEAGVSRVILGTRACADPGALAALVKTFGDKIAVGIDARNGKVQVKGWVETTDTLAVDLAVKVAAAGVRTIIYTDTATDGMLTGPNLDGVRILCRAVKARIIASGGISNCGDIAALAALALPNLDGVIVGKALYEGAVTIPAMRAVAGSAF
- a CDS encoding pitrilysin family protein; translated protein: MMIDSKLVRLPSGVRVVTAPMPQVESVSMGIWIGAGGRCETAAQSGVSHFLEHILFKGTARRTAREISQAIEGRGGDINAFTQEENTCYYARVAAPHTWQALDVLIDMIQHPRLAPVDIKKERDVIIEEIMMVRDQPHQQVEETLGELMWLNHPLGRPLAGTCETVKAIGRDELLAYKTRHYVPANIVVAFAGKVDHQSCIERVQAAFPGKGRALPPPFAPLGKGVKHKPLDVQAKEVEQAHMALGFPTFGRRDPRRFALKLFSVILGENMSSRLFQVVREQYGLAYAIQCGGHLFHDTGCFAITGGLDRDRLDRALALIAREVRRIKDTPVGKRELERARDYSIGQIQLGLESTTSQMMWIGEHILAYGRVKAPEEGIEALKKVTAAEIQHLAGEILRPEQASLAMVMPDADGRANAKLGTWLGSI
- a CDS encoding SDR family oxidoreductase, producing the protein MKLRGKTALVTGGAVRIGKAICEALAEEGCNVVIHCSRSLPAAQQLAGLIRARGVKAWVVREPIDSEADCRSLITASLKQAKQLDILVNNAAVFHKNRLATTTERKLTVELGINLFAPIFLTRFFAEQAEQGAVINLLDRRIMANDPDCLPYSLSKKGLAAFTQEAALALAPAITVNAVAPGAVLPPPGKGAEYLCDHAGRIPLNCRISPQDVAAGVVALLRLEGVTGQTLFVDGGQHLLGNGV
- a CDS encoding class II aldolase/adducin family protein; protein product: MTYKALRKDICDANQELHKNGLTFLGRGEVSGFDREHAIMVVKPAGIPHERLTPEDMLVVDFTGTRIEGTAAPGPDAITHLYLAQSFLEVNAIASSYSPHATMFAHALRPIPCLGSIHAAHFKGEIPVTRMLRKPELDRSYEKSLSSVIVERFGRMVHLETPAVLVASHGVVAWGKTAADAVFSGLAVEELARITLGTLQLAPAIQPIPSMLVDRSFADHGRK